In the Bacillus shivajii genome, one interval contains:
- a CDS encoding competence protein CoiA translates to MFFAVHQHAKMVHLREKHWTEDELRELEAISPFCCPICEDRLILKLGDKQAWHFAHISNSSCSLNRGGESKEHLDGKLELAHWLEIHGYSPTLEKYFPHIKQRADVFVNIRNQPIAFELQRSAIPIKELINRTNEYEIYNIKPIWVGFQSESIQKHSIVFPRNTLHHHFIQAHPQLYSLYLDPKKKRWIVLSRFRYINSKKMMAYPIELTYSISPLNLFTLSLSTGNTVTSPHKYDISYLESWKKEIMKKRTKRYLSLSKAEAFVLPLFLQHQLNLNYVPALCCLPLKSNFLFTTAPELWQSHLVLNVINRTPINSQLTISNIINNYVEICEDGPFLMAEIGVHIKDMLRKTITEYFDVLCHFHVLKKCYIGVYMIKKHITVNKSLDTLIHDDAFVQKKMEMIFHETNEIYFEYKNIF, encoded by the coding sequence ATGTTTTTTGCAGTGCATCAACACGCGAAGATGGTTCACCTACGTGAAAAGCATTGGACTGAAGATGAATTGCGTGAGTTAGAGGCGATCTCTCCTTTTTGTTGTCCTATATGTGAGGATAGACTCATATTAAAACTTGGTGATAAACAGGCGTGGCATTTTGCTCATATATCGAACTCGTCGTGCAGTTTAAATCGAGGCGGTGAATCAAAAGAACATCTAGATGGAAAATTGGAGCTCGCGCACTGGTTAGAAATACATGGTTACTCACCAACGTTAGAGAAATATTTTCCTCACATAAAACAACGGGCAGATGTATTCGTCAATATAAGAAATCAGCCAATTGCTTTTGAATTGCAAAGATCGGCAATACCAATAAAAGAACTGATAAATAGAACGAACGAATATGAAATTTACAATATAAAACCGATATGGGTCGGTTTTCAATCAGAATCTATACAAAAACATTCAATTGTTTTTCCACGTAACACGTTACATCATCACTTCATACAAGCACACCCTCAACTTTATTCACTATACTTAGATCCTAAAAAGAAACGGTGGATCGTTTTATCACGGTTTAGATATATAAACTCCAAAAAAATGATGGCCTATCCAATTGAGTTAACGTATTCAATAAGCCCACTTAACCTCTTCACATTGTCACTCTCTACAGGAAACACGGTCACCTCTCCTCATAAATATGATATCAGTTACCTTGAATCTTGGAAAAAGGAGATTATGAAAAAGCGAACGAAAAGATATTTGTCGCTGTCAAAAGCAGAAGCGTTTGTGCTACCACTATTTTTACAGCATCAGCTAAATTTAAATTATGTACCTGCACTTTGCTGTCTTCCGTTAAAATCAAACTTTCTCTTTACGACAGCTCCTGAGTTATGGCAATCGCATCTTGTATTAAATGTTATTAATCGTACACCTATAAATAGTCAATTAACCATATCAAATATTATAAATAATTACGTAGAGATCTGTGAAGATGGCCCGTTTTTAATGGCTGAGATTGGTGTTCACATTAAAGATATGCTTCGTAAAACAATCACTGAATATTTTGATGTGCTTTGTCATTTTCATGTCTTAAAAAAGTGTTATATAGGCGTTTACATGATTAAGAAACATATAACCGTAAATAAATCATTAGATACTTTAATACATGACGATGCATTTGTCCAAAAGAAAATGGAAATGATATTTCACGAAACAAATGAAATTTATTTCGAGTACAAAAATATTTTTTAA